Proteins from a genomic interval of Chitinophagales bacterium:
- the ykgO gene encoding type B 50S ribosomal protein L36, translating into MKVRASIKKRSSDCKIVRRKGKLYVINKKNPKFKQRQG; encoded by the coding sequence GTGAAAGTTAGAGCATCAATTAAAAAACGTAGTAGTGACTGCAAAATAGTGCGCAGGAAAGGTAAACTCTATGTGATTAATAAAAAGAATCCAAAGTTTAAACAAAGACAAGGATAA